In Virgibacillus sp. NKC19-16, a single genomic region encodes these proteins:
- the ftsW gene encoding putative lipid II flippase FtsW has translation MIKRLKDYDFTLMITPILLTAFGLVMIYSASMVIAVVEGNESTHYLTRQALWFGIGMVGFVFCSVFPYKYYQRLMKIIIFCVILLLIGVLFFGITVNNARSWFVVGPISLQPAEFAKLGLILYLASVYSKKQAYISEFNKGVLPPLILTGVILGLIVMQPDIGTAAIIFLIACAVIFSAGIRFKHLFILIFIGVVIFAIAAPNMITDTRIARFTGAYQPFQAPETGGYQLIQSYLAIGGGGLTGEGLGQSVQKLGYLMEAHTDFIMAIIAEELGFIGVIIVIGLLAAIVLRGIFISRKTRDSFGALLAIGISSMVGIQAFINLGAISGLLPITGVPLPFVSYGGSSLLVLLISMGILNNIAMTVKKQERESEAEQENSQSISERNKFNSRGGKSWLS, from the coding sequence ATGATTACGCCTATACTTTTAACGGCTTTTGGATTAGTCATGATCTATAGTGCCAGTATGGTAATTGCTGTGGTTGAAGGAAATGAGAGTACGCATTACCTCACCAGGCAAGCATTGTGGTTTGGTATTGGTATGGTAGGATTTGTATTCTGTAGTGTATTTCCATACAAGTATTACCAGAGGCTTATGAAAATTATCATATTCTGCGTTATTCTGCTATTAATCGGTGTGCTATTTTTTGGGATTACCGTTAATAATGCCAGATCATGGTTCGTGGTTGGACCAATAAGTTTACAACCTGCTGAATTTGCAAAATTAGGTCTTATACTTTATTTAGCTTCTGTTTATTCCAAAAAGCAAGCTTATATTAGTGAGTTCAATAAAGGAGTTTTGCCACCATTAATTTTGACAGGGGTTATTTTAGGTCTAATCGTAATGCAGCCTGATATAGGAACAGCAGCGATTATCTTTCTAATAGCATGTGCAGTTATTTTCAGTGCCGGAATACGCTTTAAACATCTATTTATACTTATCTTTATCGGGGTAGTTATATTTGCTATTGCTGCTCCAAATATGATTACAGATACTAGAATTGCAAGGTTTACAGGAGCCTATCAGCCATTTCAAGCACCGGAAACAGGTGGCTACCAATTAATCCAATCCTATCTTGCTATCGGTGGTGGTGGATTGACTGGTGAAGGGCTTGGACAAAGTGTGCAAAAGTTAGGGTATTTGATGGAAGCTCATACTGATTTTATTATGGCCATTATTGCTGAAGAGCTAGGATTTATAGGTGTTATCATTGTTATAGGGTTGCTTGCTGCAATTGTCTTACGAGGTATTTTTATCTCAAGAAAAACAAGAGACAGCTTTGGCGCCTTGTTAGCGATAGGTATATCTTCCATGGTAGGAATACAGGCGTTTATTAACCTTGGAGCAATAAGTGGTCTTTTGCCAATTACAGGTGTTCCTTTGCCATTTGTTAGTTATGGTGGGTCATCATTACTTGTACTGCTGATTTCAATGGGGATATTAAATAATATCGCAATGACAGTAAAGAAACAGGAAAGAGAGTCAGAAGCAGAACAGGAAAACTCACAATCTATATCTGAAAGAAATAAGTTTAATTCTAGAGGAGGAAAATCATGGCTGAGTTAA
- the pyc gene encoding pyruvate carboxylase encodes MAELKQMNKVLVANRGEIAIRVFRACTELNIRTVAIYSKEDSGSYHRYKADESYLIGEDKKPIDAYLDIEGIIKLAKSVGVDAIHPGYGFLSENIDFARRCEEEGIIFIGPTSEHLNMFGDKVKAREQAVDAGLPVIPGSDGPVDSASEVEAFGREHGFPIIIKASLGGGGRGMRIVRSEGEVPEAYDRAKSEAKSAFGNDEIYLEKLIENPKHIEVQIIGDDEGNIVHLYERDCSVQRRHQKVVEVAPSLSLTESRRLEICDAAVQLMKKVNYLNAGTVEFLVTDDAYYFIEVNPRVQVEHTITEMITGVDIVQTQLKIAAGRSMLDKSIGNLEQNNITVNGYAIQSRVTTEDPLNNFMPDTGRIMAYRTGGGFGVRLDAGDGFQGAEISPHYDSLLVKVSTWALTFEQAAQKMVRNLKEFRIRGIKTNIPFLENVILHDKFLSAQYNTTFIDETPELFVFPKRKDRGTKMLAYIGHTTVNGMEGVENSEKPDFPALTVPKTDILTEIPNGSKQILDERGPEGLAKWLKEQKEVKLTDTTFRDAHQSLLATRVRTKDLDRIAEPTARMLPNLFSVEMWGGATFDVAYRFLKEDPWERLLKLRKKMPNLLLQMLLRSNNAVGYKNYPDNVIHEFVEKSANAGIDIFRIFDSLNWVEGMQLAIESVRENDKIAEASMCYTGDILDTGRSKYDLSYYLNLAKQLEQSGAHILGIKDMAGLLKPEAAYQLISSLKETIDLPVHLHTHDTSGNGIHTYSRAIDAGVDAVDVAVSPMAGLTSQPSAQALYHALEGAHRQPNVDVDAYEELSHYWEGIREYYKDFESGMKAPHTEIYLHEMPGGQYSNLKQQAKSVGLGDRWNEVKRMFRQVNDMFGDIVKVTPSSKVIGDMTLFMVQNNLTEEDIYERGESIDFPDSVVEFAQGYIGQPYQGFPKELQRIILKGKEAIEVRPGELLDPIDFTQLKETLFQSLDRQVTSFDLISHALYPKVFMDHHKFSETYGDMSVLDTPTFFYGMKLGEQIEVEIEQGKTLIVKLVSISEARADGTRVVYFELNGQAREIVVTDESVKSTVATRPKVDKSNDKHIGATMPGTVIEVIGKKGDKVNKGDYILTTEAMKMETTIQAPYEGVIKDVHVENGESIAVDDLLIEFE; translated from the coding sequence ATGGCTGAGTTAAAACAAATGAACAAGGTGTTAGTTGCTAATCGAGGAGAAATTGCTATTCGTGTCTTTAGGGCTTGCACTGAGCTTAACATTCGTACAGTTGCTATATATTCAAAAGAAGATTCGGGATCGTATCATCGTTATAAAGCGGATGAATCGTATCTAATAGGAGAAGACAAGAAGCCAATAGATGCTTACCTTGATATTGAAGGGATTATTAAACTAGCAAAAAGTGTGGGCGTGGATGCTATTCATCCAGGGTATGGATTTTTGTCAGAAAATATCGATTTTGCAAGACGCTGCGAAGAAGAAGGAATTATTTTTATCGGCCCTACGAGTGAGCATTTGAATATGTTTGGGGATAAGGTGAAAGCAAGAGAGCAGGCTGTTGATGCTGGCCTGCCAGTAATTCCAGGTAGTGATGGACCTGTTGATTCTGCAAGTGAAGTAGAAGCATTCGGCAGGGAACACGGGTTTCCAATAATTATAAAAGCATCTCTAGGCGGAGGCGGTCGTGGCATGCGGATCGTCCGAAGTGAAGGAGAAGTTCCGGAAGCTTACGATCGTGCGAAATCAGAGGCAAAGTCAGCTTTTGGTAACGACGAAATTTATCTGGAGAAATTAATTGAAAATCCAAAACATATAGAGGTCCAAATTATTGGTGATGATGAAGGGAATATTGTTCACTTGTATGAGAGGGACTGTTCCGTTCAACGAAGACATCAAAAGGTTGTAGAAGTTGCACCAAGTCTATCTTTAACAGAAAGTCGCCGTCTGGAAATATGCGATGCCGCGGTACAATTAATGAAAAAAGTAAACTATCTAAATGCTGGTACGGTTGAATTTTTAGTAACAGATGATGCCTATTATTTTATTGAAGTGAACCCGCGTGTACAGGTAGAACACACGATTACAGAAATGATTACTGGTGTGGATATTGTCCAAACACAGCTAAAAATTGCCGCAGGACGTAGTATGCTTGATAAATCAATCGGCAATTTAGAGCAGAATAATATCACAGTGAATGGATACGCGATACAATCTCGTGTCACGACAGAAGATCCATTAAATAACTTTATGCCGGATACAGGAAGGATAATGGCATATCGAACAGGTGGCGGTTTTGGTGTTCGCCTGGATGCTGGAGATGGATTTCAAGGTGCAGAAATCTCTCCACATTATGATTCCCTACTGGTTAAGGTTTCTACATGGGCATTAACGTTTGAGCAGGCAGCTCAAAAGATGGTTCGAAATCTAAAGGAATTCAGAATTCGCGGAATTAAGACGAACATTCCTTTCCTAGAGAACGTTATCTTGCATGATAAATTTTTATCTGCGCAATATAACACGACGTTTATTGATGAAACACCTGAGTTATTCGTATTTCCAAAGCGCAAGGACCGTGGTACAAAAATGCTTGCATATATTGGTCATACAACAGTAAATGGTATGGAAGGGGTGGAAAACTCGGAAAAACCTGATTTTCCTGCTCTAACCGTACCTAAAACGGATATTTTAACAGAAATCCCTAATGGATCGAAACAGATTTTAGACGAGCGAGGGCCAGAAGGTTTAGCAAAATGGCTCAAGGAACAAAAGGAAGTTAAGCTTACGGACACAACTTTCCGTGATGCACATCAATCGCTCCTTGCAACCAGGGTAAGAACGAAGGATCTGGATCGAATAGCTGAACCAACTGCTCGCATGTTACCTAATCTTTTCTCTGTAGAAATGTGGGGTGGAGCTACATTTGATGTGGCATACCGGTTCCTAAAAGAAGACCCTTGGGAAAGATTATTAAAATTACGTAAAAAAATGCCTAATTTACTCTTGCAAATGTTACTCAGGTCAAATAATGCGGTTGGATATAAAAATTATCCTGATAATGTCATTCATGAATTTGTTGAAAAGAGTGCAAATGCGGGAATAGATATTTTCCGAATATTTGATAGTTTGAATTGGGTTGAAGGAATGCAGCTAGCGATTGAGTCTGTTAGAGAGAATGATAAAATCGCTGAAGCTTCTATGTGTTATACAGGTGACATATTAGATACAGGTCGTTCTAAGTATGATTTGTCCTACTATCTAAACCTGGCAAAACAGCTTGAACAATCAGGTGCTCATATTCTAGGTATTAAGGATATGGCAGGTTTACTCAAGCCTGAAGCAGCGTATCAATTAATATCCAGTTTAAAAGAAACGATAGATTTACCTGTCCATCTTCATACACATGATACAAGTGGTAATGGTATTCATACGTATTCTCGTGCGATTGATGCTGGAGTGGATGCAGTGGATGTCGCTGTAAGTCCAATGGCAGGCCTAACATCCCAGCCTAGTGCACAGGCATTATACCATGCACTTGAGGGTGCCCACAGGCAGCCAAACGTTGATGTAGATGCATATGAGGAACTTTCCCATTACTGGGAGGGAATAAGAGAATATTATAAAGACTTTGAAAGTGGCATGAAAGCACCTCATACTGAAATATATTTACATGAAATGCCAGGTGGCCAATATAGTAATCTAAAACAGCAAGCTAAATCTGTAGGCCTGGGAGATCGATGGAATGAGGTAAAAAGGATGTTCCGCCAAGTAAATGATATGTTCGGTGATATTGTGAAGGTTACACCATCTTCTAAAGTAATAGGTGATATGACATTATTTATGGTTCAGAATAATTTAACTGAAGAAGATATCTATGAACGCGGAGAGTCCATCGATTTTCCGGATTCTGTTGTCGAATTTGCACAAGGTTATATTGGACAACCGTATCAAGGTTTTCCAAAAGAACTGCAACGCATTATTTTAAAGGGAAAAGAAGCAATCGAAGTACGACCTGGAGAGTTACTGGATCCAATTGATTTCACTCAATTAAAAGAAACATTATTTCAATCGCTTGATCGCCAGGTAACAAGCTTTGATCTTATATCACATGCATTGTATCCGAAGGTGTTCATGGATCACCATAAATTTTCTGAAACGTATGGGGATATGTCTGTTCTGGATACACCGACATTTTTCTACGGCATGAAACTGGGTGAGCAAATAGAAGTCGAAATCGAACAGGGAAAAACGCTAATTGTAAAATTGGTTTCTATATCGGAAGCAAGAGCGGATGGTACCCGTGTCGTTTATTTTGAATTAAATGGCCAAGCCCGTGAGATCGTCGTTACTGATGAAAGTGTCAAATCAACTGTGGCAACAAGACCTAAGGTGGATAAGTCCAATGACAAACATATAGGTGCTACAATGCCTGGAACAGTAATAGAAGTAATTGGTAAAAAAGGGGACAAGGTAAATAAAGGGGATTATATCCTAACTACCGAGGCGATGAAAATGGAAACTACCATTCAAGCTCCATACGAAGGCGTAATTAAAGATGTACACGTGGAAAATGGGGAATCAATTGCAGTTGATGACTTATTAATTGAATTTGAATAA